A window of Natrinema versiforme contains these coding sequences:
- a CDS encoding adenosylcobalamin-dependent ribonucleoside-diphosphate reductase: MSDVELSAADLTLPIKRSDGDTLEERLTDNAYQNILPARYLRKDSNGELIETQEDLFDRVGKNVALAEAVYEAEKRDLEITVTPDQLKPDHPRRDELAAEVFGSEAQSASDRSSGQSPREDKGVTADDDAETALTEHNVNKFAYETVVPELPDEVRSHVEDVAGTFTDGMESLSFMPNSPTLMNAGDELQQLSACFVMSPDDDLSDIHETAKKAAEVFQSGGGVGYGFWQLRPYGDSVGSTGGIASGPITFMRTYDQLCETIAQGGTRRGAQMGIMRVSHPDVIEFIHAKNKDVSLAHTLRLNDPDDYTYTTFSEALEEARELIDEDGRVPKHLRNAVEGHLSNFNISVGVTDDFMEAVQNGEEYTFTNPRTEEPHIASEETKEMYSRYDLGEHVEVGEPLSVPAELVWERIVQGAHENGEPGVIYLERVNDQHSFDVEKQEDHQILATNPCGEQPLEEHEACNLGHINLSTLADLDAPDWRVWSDEHGDEYDSQAAAIEAFLEEAIDFEEFDERIEYGTRFLENVVTMSDFPVEEIEEKVRDMRKIGLGIMGLAQLYVQLGIKYGSDEGNEVARQLMTHINHGAKAKSHELATERGSFNDWGDSKYANPTEYREWFEHQTGEDADDWEDGFPIRNHNVTTIAPTGTTSMVGNTTGGCEPIYNVAYYKNVTDDVQGDEMLVEFDDYFLRTLEANDIDVDAVKEEAQEQMATNQFDGVEGLSTVPDAIGELFVITSDLSAKQHAAVQCACQKGVDSSISKTVNAPNDSSLEDAKEVFEWVYENGGKGVTYYRDGTRSKQVLTTRADNADFADETEAAQALVEQIDEIFGGLEGFLESEEVADVLEEDVDALLGEDGQPVEIDFTEKRERPDALQGVSQRIDTGYGKIYVTINEDPETGQPFELFANIGHSGGFTNSFTEALAKVISTSLRSGVDPEEIVDELCGTRSPKVAWDKGEQIQSIPDAIGTAMRRYLENEIDKPYPKQQTLEESADADFAEYDGPKTDGGAAAADSGSTADADDDTTQDLIDAGESPECPDCGSMSLYFSEGCKTCNSCGWSEC, encoded by the coding sequence GTGAGCGATGTCGAACTCTCCGCGGCAGACCTCACGCTTCCGATCAAGCGCTCCGATGGTGACACCTTAGAGGAACGATTAACTGACAACGCATACCAGAACATTCTCCCGGCCCGGTATCTCCGGAAGGACTCGAACGGCGAGCTGATCGAGACCCAAGAGGACCTCTTCGACCGCGTCGGCAAGAACGTCGCGCTGGCCGAAGCCGTCTACGAGGCCGAAAAGCGCGACCTCGAGATCACGGTCACGCCCGACCAGTTGAAGCCCGACCACCCGCGCCGAGACGAGCTCGCCGCGGAGGTCTTCGGTAGCGAGGCGCAAAGCGCCTCGGACCGTTCGAGCGGGCAAAGCCCGCGAGAAGACAAGGGCGTGACGGCCGACGACGACGCGGAAACCGCCCTGACCGAACACAACGTCAACAAGTTCGCCTACGAGACGGTCGTCCCCGAGCTTCCCGACGAGGTCCGAAGCCACGTCGAGGACGTCGCCGGGACCTTCACGGACGGCATGGAGTCGCTTTCCTTCATGCCGAACTCGCCGACGCTGATGAACGCCGGTGACGAACTCCAGCAGCTCTCGGCCTGTTTCGTTATGTCGCCCGACGACGACCTCTCGGACATCCACGAGACCGCCAAGAAGGCGGCCGAAGTCTTCCAGTCCGGCGGCGGCGTCGGCTACGGCTTCTGGCAACTGCGTCCCTACGGCGACTCGGTCGGCTCGACGGGCGGTATCGCCTCCGGCCCGATCACCTTCATGCGGACCTACGACCAGCTCTGTGAGACGATCGCTCAGGGCGGAACCCGACGCGGTGCCCAGATGGGCATCATGCGCGTCTCCCACCCGGACGTTATCGAGTTCATCCACGCCAAGAACAAGGATGTCTCGCTGGCCCACACGCTGCGACTCAACGACCCCGACGACTACACCTACACCACCTTCTCGGAAGCGCTCGAGGAGGCCCGCGAGCTGATCGACGAGGACGGGCGGGTCCCCAAGCACCTGCGCAACGCCGTCGAGGGCCACCTCTCGAACTTCAACATCTCCGTCGGCGTCACGGACGACTTCATGGAGGCCGTCCAGAACGGCGAGGAGTACACCTTCACCAACCCGCGGACGGAAGAGCCCCACATCGCGAGCGAGGAGACCAAGGAGATGTACAGCCGGTACGACCTCGGCGAGCACGTCGAGGTCGGCGAACCGCTCTCGGTCCCCGCGGAACTCGTCTGGGAACGCATCGTCCAAGGCGCACACGAGAACGGCGAACCGGGCGTCATCTACCTCGAGCGAGTGAACGACCAGCACTCCTTCGACGTCGAGAAACAGGAGGACCACCAGATCCTCGCGACCAACCCCTGTGGCGAACAGCCGCTGGAGGAACACGAGGCCTGTAACCTCGGCCACATCAACCTCTCGACGCTCGCCGATCTGGACGCCCCCGACTGGCGCGTCTGGTCCGACGAACACGGCGACGAGTACGACTCCCAAGCGGCGGCTATCGAAGCCTTCCTCGAGGAGGCCATCGACTTCGAGGAGTTCGACGAGCGCATCGAGTACGGCACGCGCTTCCTCGAGAACGTCGTCACGATGTCCGACTTCCCGGTCGAAGAGATCGAGGAGAAGGTCCGGGACATGCGCAAGATCGGGCTGGGCATCATGGGGCTCGCTCAGCTGTACGTCCAGCTCGGGATCAAGTACGGCAGCGACGAAGGGAACGAAGTCGCCCGCCAGCTGATGACCCACATCAACCACGGCGCGAAGGCCAAGAGCCACGAACTCGCCACCGAGCGCGGCTCCTTTAACGACTGGGGCGACTCGAAGTACGCGAACCCGACCGAGTACCGCGAGTGGTTCGAGCACCAGACCGGCGAGGACGCCGACGACTGGGAAGACGGCTTCCCCATCCGCAACCACAACGTCACGACCATCGCGCCGACCGGAACGACCTCCATGGTCGGCAACACCACCGGCGGCTGCGAGCCCATCTACAACGTCGCCTACTACAAGAACGTCACCGACGACGTCCAGGGCGACGAGATGCTCGTCGAGTTCGACGACTACTTCCTGCGCACCCTCGAGGCGAACGACATCGACGTCGACGCCGTCAAGGAGGAGGCACAGGAGCAGATGGCGACGAACCAGTTCGACGGCGTCGAAGGGCTCTCGACCGTGCCCGACGCCATCGGCGAACTGTTCGTCATCACCAGCGACCTCTCCGCGAAACAGCACGCCGCGGTCCAGTGTGCCTGTCAGAAGGGCGTCGACTCCTCGATCTCGAAGACGGTCAACGCACCCAACGACTCCTCGCTCGAGGACGCAAAGGAGGTCTTCGAGTGGGTCTACGAGAACGGCGGCAAGGGCGTCACCTACTACCGCGACGGCACCCGCTCGAAGCAGGTGCTGACGACGCGCGCAGACAACGCCGACTTCGCCGACGAGACCGAGGCCGCACAGGCCCTGGTCGAACAGATCGACGAGATCTTCGGCGGTCTCGAAGGCTTCCTCGAGAGCGAAGAGGTCGCGGACGTCCTCGAGGAGGACGTCGACGCGCTGCTCGGCGAGGACGGCCAACCGGTCGAGATCGACTTCACCGAGAAGCGCGAGCGTCCCGACGCCCTGCAGGGCGTCAGCCAGCGCATCGACACCGGCTACGGGAAGATCTACGTGACGATCAACGAGGACCCCGAGACCGGCCAGCCGTTCGAGCTGTTCGCCAACATCGGCCACTCCGGTGGCTTCACGAACTCCTTTACCGAGGCGCTGGCGAAGGTCATCTCGACCTCGCTGCGTTCGGGCGTCGACCCCGAGGAGATCGTCGACGAACTCTGTGGCACGCGCTCGCCGAAGGTCGCGTGGGACAAGGGCGAACAGATCCAGTCCATCCCCGACGCCATCGGCACCGCGATGCGCCGCTACCTCGAGAACGAGATCGACAAGCCGTACCCGAAACAGCAGACGCTCGAGGAGTCGGCCGACGCGGACTTCGCCGAGTACGACGGGCCGAAGACCGACGGCGGCGCGGCCGCCGCCGATAGCGGCTCGACCGCGGACGCTGACGACGACACGACCCAAGACCTCATCGACGCCGGCGAATCGCCGGAGTGTCCCGACTGCGGCTCGATGTCGCTGTACTTCTCCGAAGGCTGCAAAACTTGCAATAGTTGTGGCTGGTCGGAATGTTGA